One window of Methanorbis furvi genomic DNA carries:
- a CDS encoding glycosyltransferase family 4 protein, which translates to MKVNIYVEDYWVFKYIGCSTLARMLYKGIAAVPGVEAYYNSSSPSMDVTHYHSFGPGVHLNRMRNKGISILTAHSTPRLNTGNVAGASYINRFYPPIYRKFDHIVTITPPSTREVQDMLPDMPITMIPNGVDLTSFAPSDQKRREFREFLGISDDRPVVLTVAQQTPRKGIYDFLNIADTMPEYTFVWVGGYPYGLLSSDRKLIEERKAKAGSNVIFTGFVPDITAVYCGADLLFMPSYGEIMSIVALEGLASGLPVISRDLPEFREVFSGICGFFSNNEEAESLIRDEDLWRRSATTSRASVEQFDIHRIAKMHVDLYERLLA; encoded by the coding sequence ATGAAGGTCAACATCTACGTTGAAGACTACTGGGTGTTCAAGTACATCGGCTGTTCCACCCTCGCCCGCATGCTCTACAAAGGCATCGCCGCAGTTCCGGGAGTTGAGGCCTACTACAACAGCTCAAGTCCTTCGATGGATGTCACGCACTACCACTCGTTCGGGCCTGGCGTCCATCTCAACCGGATGCGTAACAAAGGCATCAGCATTCTGACCGCTCACTCAACGCCTCGTCTGAACACCGGCAATGTTGCCGGAGCATCCTACATCAATCGCTTTTACCCGCCGATCTATCGGAAGTTTGATCACATCGTAACGATTACGCCGCCAAGTACCCGCGAGGTGCAGGACATGCTTCCCGATATGCCGATAACGATGATTCCAAACGGCGTGGACCTGACCAGTTTTGCTCCGTCAGATCAGAAGCGTCGTGAGTTTCGTGAGTTCCTCGGAATTTCGGATGACCGGCCGGTTGTTCTGACTGTTGCCCAGCAGACCCCTCGAAAGGGAATCTATGATTTTCTGAACATTGCAGACACGATGCCTGAGTACACGTTTGTGTGGGTTGGCGGTTATCCGTACGGGTTGCTGTCGAGCGACCGCAAGCTGATTGAGGAACGAAAGGCGAAGGCCGGCTCGAATGTTATCTTCACCGGTTTTGTTCCTGATATTACGGCGGTCTACTGCGGAGCAGATCTGTTGTTCATGCCCTCCTACGGCGAGATTATGTCGATTGTTGCTCTGGAGGGGCTTGCGAGCGGTCTGCCGGTTATCTCCCGTGATCTGCCTGAGTTCCGCGAGGTGTTCTCCGGCATCTGCGGATTTTTCTCGAACAATGAGGAGGCTGAGTCCCTGATTCGGGACGAGGATCTCTGGCGGCGGTCGGCAACAACGTCCCGGGCGTCGGTTGAGCAGTTTGATATTCATCGCATTGCAAAGATGCATGTGGATTTGTATGAGAGGCTTTTGGCATGA
- a CDS encoding protoporphyrinogen/coproporphyrinogen oxidase, whose amino-acid sequence MKWAILGGGLTGVTLARLLAERGDDVTVLEKETKIGGLCQSETRNGFTFDSGGSHIIFSKDTEVLGFMQDVLEDNRDTRNRNTKIYYKHRYIKYPFENGLADLPKEDLYFCISEYIKNLIATEKGEVPVPENFRDWIYANFGKGIAECYLVPYNEKIWNYPTEKMSKHWMDGRVPRPPVDDIIKSAIGIETEGYTHQAVFSYPIDGGIESLVTAIAAPIKNKIITNFEAATVKKTANGWEISNGKQTITADRFISTVPLQILLPMLEGVPDSVRIACDALRYNSIACISVGFKGTAPDISWMYVPEDEWGMFNRLSFPSNFSHHVAPEGCAAVLAEITYNEGDDISKMTDAELVSHTVDGLVRMGIVPGKADVVHAAVDHFKFAYVVYDLDYLQNIKTVRNYLEGTAGVDLVGRFSQFEYLNMDGCIRSVLDFVNRQ is encoded by the coding sequence GTGAAGTGGGCAATTCTCGGCGGAGGCTTAACCGGTGTCACCCTCGCCCGTCTCCTTGCGGAACGCGGCGATGACGTAACCGTTCTTGAAAAAGAAACAAAGATTGGCGGACTCTGTCAATCAGAAACACGCAACGGATTTACCTTTGATTCCGGCGGGTCACATATCATATTCTCCAAGGACACCGAAGTCCTTGGATTCATGCAGGATGTCCTCGAAGACAACCGGGACACCCGCAACCGAAATACCAAAATCTACTATAAACACAGGTACATCAAATACCCGTTTGAAAACGGCCTCGCCGACCTGCCCAAAGAAGACCTCTACTTCTGCATCAGCGAGTACATCAAAAATCTCATCGCCACTGAAAAAGGAGAAGTCCCGGTCCCGGAAAACTTCCGCGACTGGATCTATGCAAACTTCGGCAAAGGAATCGCCGAGTGCTACCTTGTTCCCTACAATGAAAAGATCTGGAACTACCCGACCGAAAAAATGTCCAAACACTGGATGGACGGCAGAGTTCCCCGCCCGCCGGTTGACGACATCATCAAATCCGCGATCGGCATCGAAACCGAAGGATACACTCATCAGGCAGTATTCTCCTACCCAATAGACGGCGGCATTGAATCCCTGGTCACCGCAATTGCTGCTCCGATCAAAAACAAGATCATCACCAACTTCGAAGCAGCAACCGTCAAAAAGACTGCGAACGGCTGGGAGATCAGCAACGGAAAACAGACCATCACAGCAGACCGGTTCATCTCCACTGTTCCTTTACAGATTCTTCTTCCGATGCTTGAAGGTGTTCCTGACTCCGTCAGGATCGCCTGTGACGCTCTCCGGTACAACTCCATCGCCTGCATCAGCGTAGGATTCAAAGGAACTGCCCCAGACATCTCATGGATGTACGTCCCCGAAGACGAATGGGGAATGTTCAACCGCCTCTCCTTCCCCTCCAACTTCTCGCATCACGTAGCTCCTGAAGGCTGCGCCGCAGTTCTCGCCGAGATCACCTACAACGAAGGCGACGACATCTCCAAGATGACCGATGCAGAACTTGTTTCTCACACGGTTGACGGTCTCGTTCGGATGGGCATCGTTCCAGGCAAGGCTGATGTCGTTCACGCCGCAGTCGATCACTTCAAGTTCGCCTACGTTGTCTACGACCTCGACTATCTGCAAAATATCAAAACCGTTCGAAATTATCTGGAAGGAACTGCCGGAGTTGATCTCGTCGGCAGATTCTCCCAGTTTGAATATCTGAATATGGACGGCTGCATTCGCAGCGTTCTGGACTTTGTGAACCGGCAATGA
- a CDS encoding 4Fe-4S dicluster domain-containing protein codes for MAKQSQTKNLPRSPRRGSLPMLKEILVQSVKKPVTNLFPAVRLPKSITGFLGDVANGKATITPPVAEPKAFRGKIVYDRAACNGCGLCLKVCPAHAIEQVVYPPVKISVTDAEGNVSEKTKTEKRIRIYVASCIFCGQCIDICSKDALSMSNEFLLATEDRFAESQIVE; via the coding sequence ATGGCAAAACAGTCGCAAACCAAAAATTTGCCTCGTTCCCCGCGTCGCGGGTCACTTCCCATGCTCAAGGAGATCCTTGTGCAGTCCGTGAAAAAGCCGGTGACGAATCTGTTCCCTGCCGTTCGTCTGCCAAAATCCATCACCGGATTTTTGGGAGATGTTGCAAACGGCAAAGCAACAATTACTCCGCCGGTTGCAGAGCCGAAAGCATTCCGCGGAAAAATTGTCTACGACAGAGCGGCCTGCAATGGATGCGGGCTTTGCCTGAAGGTCTGTCCTGCTCATGCGATTGAGCAGGTGGTTTATCCGCCGGTGAAAATTTCGGTGACCGATGCTGAAGGCAATGTCTCTGAGAAGACGAAGACGGAAAAACGCATTCGGATTTATGTTGCCAGCTGTATCTTCTGCGGACAGTGCATCGATATCTGTTCAAAGGATGCGTTGTCCATGAGTAATGAGTTCCTGCTCGCAACTGAGGACCGGTTCGCCGAGAGTCAGATTGTAGAGTAA
- a CDS encoding PEGA domain-containing protein → MKYTKILIVLLAAVLFAACLCAPAAAWHSNTDAKVSPTGVLMPGDSVTADVTITYLRGTTVYRLPLSTSLSNQQWTGKLTRDDGTLITEFPAGKRFIDGYSITKLPYEAILTVHLEGTVPEGTVGQELTIMKVEEITSGSIVVSTYEKKAVIGSSSATATPTATSTASVTPTATQTTTTTATPTATATPKPTPSTATVIISSNPSGSDIFIDNNYKGFTPTTQTDVNPGMHTILLKKEGYLDDAQTMRFDAGVTYDMSFTLAPEAKASEVVIDLIKEHPTASLVVVLIFVVGVLILILLVRRR, encoded by the coding sequence ATGAAATATACAAAAATCCTCATCGTTCTCCTCGCAGCAGTCCTTTTTGCCGCATGTCTCTGCGCGCCGGCAGCTGCCTGGCATTCAAATACCGATGCAAAAGTGTCCCCCACAGGCGTTCTGATGCCGGGCGACTCTGTGACTGCTGATGTAACCATCACCTATCTCCGCGGCACGACTGTGTACCGGCTGCCCCTCTCAACAAGTCTTTCCAATCAGCAGTGGACAGGTAAACTCACCCGTGATGACGGAACACTGATCACCGAGTTCCCTGCGGGAAAACGGTTCATTGACGGTTACTCGATCACCAAACTGCCGTATGAGGCAATTCTCACCGTGCATCTGGAAGGAACCGTGCCGGAGGGGACCGTTGGACAGGAGCTGACGATCATGAAGGTGGAGGAGATCACCAGCGGCAGCATTGTTGTTTCCACCTATGAAAAGAAGGCCGTGATCGGATCATCATCAGCTACGGCAACACCGACAGCGACCTCCACGGCAAGCGTAACACCAACGGCAACCCAGACTACAACGACCACGGCGACGCCAACAGCGACCGCAACACCGAAGCCAACTCCGTCAACTGCGACAGTTATCATCTCCTCAAATCCGTCAGGCTCTGATATCTTCATCGACAACAACTACAAAGGATTCACACCAACCACACAAACAGATGTCAACCCCGGAATGCATACGATTCTTCTGAAGAAGGAAGGCTATCTGGATGATGCACAGACGATGAGGTTTGATGCGGGCGTCACGTACGACATGAGCTTCACCCTCGCGCCCGAAGCAAAAGCATCCGAGGTAGTGATTGATCTCATCAAAGAGCATCCGACCGCTTCACTTGTCGTGGTGCTGATCTTTGTAGTCGGCGTTCTGATTCTGATCCTGCTCGTCAGAAGACGCTGA
- a CDS encoding PDDEXK nuclease domain-containing protein has product MPENIFPDSDAVYRDVRGSVISAQRRVYSAVNVSMVLAYHEIGEKIFLAVGDRAEYGASLIAYLAKRLTKEFGDGFDSTNLRKMRQFYILFPIRDALRLELSWTHYRLLMRVSSEKARLFYLHECAEAGWSTRQLERQISTLYYERLLASRDTKGVAEEIFRVEPKPEYEKIIKDPYVLEFLDLKGRSDWYEKDLEQALIDSLQDFLLELGRGFSFVARQKRISFDDRHFYIDLVFYNYILKCFVLVDLKLGDLTHQDLGQMQMYVNYYTRELMNEGDSSPIGIVLCADKSDAVVKYTLPEGESQVFASKYMLCLPKEEEFAKLLSEWVVREEEVRYERR; this is encoded by the coding sequence ATGCCGGAAAATATTTTTCCCGATTCTGATGCTGTCTACCGCGACGTTCGCGGCTCAGTGATTTCAGCACAGCGAAGAGTCTACTCTGCAGTAAATGTTTCGATGGTTCTCGCGTATCATGAGATCGGCGAAAAAATATTTCTGGCTGTGGGAGACCGGGCCGAGTACGGGGCATCGCTCATTGCATATCTTGCGAAACGGCTGACTAAGGAGTTTGGAGACGGATTTGACTCCACCAATCTTCGTAAGATGCGACAGTTTTATATATTATTTCCAATTCGAGACGCACTGCGTCTCGAATTGAGTTGGACGCATTATCGCCTGCTGATGCGTGTTTCAAGCGAAAAAGCACGTTTGTTTTACTTGCATGAATGTGCTGAGGCGGGATGGAGTACGCGTCAGCTGGAACGTCAGATATCAACACTCTATTATGAGAGACTGCTTGCAAGCAGGGACACCAAAGGAGTCGCAGAGGAAATTTTTCGTGTGGAACCAAAACCAGAGTATGAAAAAATCATCAAGGATCCATATGTCCTGGAGTTTCTGGATCTGAAAGGGAGATCAGACTGGTACGAAAAAGATCTTGAACAGGCACTGATCGACTCACTGCAGGATTTTTTGCTGGAACTCGGCCGGGGATTTTCATTTGTTGCCAGACAGAAGCGGATAAGTTTTGATGACCGGCATTTTTACATCGATCTGGTATTTTACAACTATATTCTGAAATGTTTCGTGTTGGTGGATCTGAAGCTTGGCGATCTGACGCATCAGGACCTCGGCCAGATGCAGATGTATGTGAACTACTACACGCGTGAACTGATGAACGAGGGAGACAGTTCCCCGATTGGAATCGTTCTGTGTGCAGACAAATCTGATGCCGTCGTAAAGTACACGCTGCCCGAAGGAGAGTCGCAGGTGTTTGCGTCAAAATATATGCTGTGTCTCCCAAAAGAGGAGGAGTTCGCGAAACTGCTTTCAGAGTGGGTTGTGCGGGAAGAAGAGGTCAGATACGAACGGCGGTGA
- a CDS encoding glycosyltransferase family 2 protein codes for MISVIVPTFNEEEGVEACLQSLCDQTLPRDQYEIIVVDGNSKDKTREIAEKYADLVFIQTSKKVGGARNDGAMAAKYDILATTDADCFLPRDWLEKVLADFKKYPDASTIYGIVYPLEPGIKHKLSLLGYNIVSRLGYWTGTIYMTLGCNTAFRKDLFMEAGMYITADAGDDFEIARRMKLYGKVKLDTNLKVGFSMRRYIEFGAMKSIYQWLYIVRHGGTSEKYQYAGKEYGKK; via the coding sequence ATGATTTCTGTTATAGTTCCAACATTTAATGAGGAGGAGGGCGTGGAGGCATGCCTTCAGAGTCTGTGTGATCAGACGCTTCCGCGAGATCAATACGAGATCATCGTGGTGGACGGCAACTCGAAGGATAAGACCCGCGAGATTGCGGAGAAGTATGCGGATCTGGTGTTTATTCAGACGAGCAAGAAGGTTGGTGGCGCACGAAATGATGGTGCGATGGCTGCGAAGTACGATATTCTTGCGACAACTGATGCGGACTGTTTTCTCCCCCGCGACTGGCTGGAGAAAGTTCTTGCGGATTTCAAAAAATATCCTGATGCATCCACAATTTACGGAATTGTGTATCCGCTTGAGCCGGGAATTAAGCATAAGCTGTCTCTTCTCGGATACAATATTGTGTCAAGACTCGGCTACTGGACGGGAACTATCTATATGACGCTCGGCTGTAATACTGCGTTCCGGAAGGATCTGTTTATGGAGGCCGGGATGTATATTACGGCTGATGCGGGTGATGATTTTGAGATTGCCCGCCGGATGAAGCTGTATGGAAAGGTGAAGCTTGATACGAATCTGAAGGTCGGGTTTTCGATGCGGCGGTATATTGAGTTTGGGGCGATGAAGTCGATTTACCAGTGGCTGTATATTGTGAGGCACGGGGGAACTTCGGAGAAGTACCAGTACGCCGGAAAGGAGTACGGGAAGAAATAA